The genomic stretch GCGGCCACAAACTTTTCTGTAGGAAGTTCCGGCATCAGGATACCGTCACAAGTACTTTGCAAACGCTCCGCGTTGGCTTCAGGACGGAAAATACGAATTTTACCGTCTTTTCCACGATAAGCTTTCAACCCTTCAAACGCTTCTTGTCCATAGTGTAGACAAGTGGCAGCCATGTGAATATTCAACGTTTCCTCCGAACAAAGTTCCAACTCTCCCCATGCACCATCACGATAGTAGCAACGTACATTATAGTCTGTCTTCATATAGCCGAAGGACAGATTTGCCCAATCAATCTCTTTCATAGTGTATCTTAATTATGTTATTATTTACGAATGAGAGCAAAATTACGTTTTATATTTGCAAATTCCAATCAAAATAGCTTTTTTATTTATAGCTTTTATAATTTGCCTATATGTCTCAATGTACAAATATGCCATGCGGAATATAACGCAGCCAATTGCCACATTAGTATATTGTCACATTGATACATTATTATCTAACATTTTCTTTATCTCCTCATCGGCTTTATAAAGTTTATCCCGGCAAAACTTAATTAACTCTTGTGCCTCTTTCAGATTTACACTTAAACTGTCTATATCCAACTCATTACTATCTATGCGTGATACGATTTCTTCCAGACGTTTCATTGCCTGCTCATAGGTTTGTTTCTTTGCTGCCATACTTCGTTTTATTTTTTAGTTACTATACTCTTTATTTCTCCTTTGGCAAAACGAGTGGTAAGTTCATCCCCCGGCTGCAATGCAGAAGCATCGATCACCGCTTTGCCATTTTTCAGCGTGATACTATATCCCCTTTTCAACAAATTTTCGGGAGATGCCGCCTTCAATTCCTGCTCCAAAAGTTGGAGCCGATGCTTTTCCTTTACCAGACGACGCTGTGAAACGATGCCCAACTGAGTCTCCACCATTTTCAAACAATGGGTCTCTTTTGTCAGACGGGATTGCAGGCCTACTTCCAAATGCTTCATGATTCGTTCCTGGCGATAATGTTCCTCTTTCAGCCTCATCCGCGTCTGCATGGGAATACGTTCTACCATCCGGTTCAGCCGGGTATTTTCCCGTTCCATACGGGTAGAGATAGTATGAAGTACAGCCGATGCATAATCTTCAAGAACCTTGGCAGTGTCATGCAAATGATTTATAAGATACTCGGCAGCAGCAGTAGGTGTCTTGACACGAGTATGAGAAACACAGTCCAACACCGTATCGTCACGCTCATGCCCTATACCGGTTATAATAGGTATAGGAAACTGAGCACAATTAGTCGCCAACTCATATGTATCGAACCCCGAAAGGTCGGACGTGGCGCCTCCGCCACGGATAATAACCACGACATCCCAATCATCACGACAGGCATGGATAGCATCCAATGCGGTAATGACAGATTGTTCTACCCGTTCTCCCTGCATAATAGCAGGAAACAAACGCGGATAAAAGACAAAACCGTAGGGATTCTGTTCCAGTTGATTACAAAAATCACCATAACCGGCAGCCGTAGCCGAGGAAATAACGGCTATGCGTTGCGCCAGCAAAGGAATCTCCAGTTCCTTATTCAAAGTCAGCACACCTTCTTCTTCCAGTTGTTTCAAGATTTCGCGACGGCGACGCGCCATATCCCCCAATGTATAAGTAGGATCTATATCTTGCACAGTAAGCGAGTAACCATATAATTCATGAAACTCCACAGTCACTTTCACCATCACTTTAATACCCGCAACAAAAGCCTGTCCGGTTTCCTCTTCAAAATAAGGCTTCAGCAGACGGTAGACATTGCTCCAAATAGTCCCCCTTGCCTTAGCTATCAGATTATTCCCCCGTGGCTCTTTCTGTACAAATTCCAAATAGCAATGACCGGAATAATTGGAACGTACATCACTCAGCTCTGCCTGAACCCAATAAGTATCGGGCAGACAAGCATGAATGCTGCGCTTAACCAACGCATTCAGTTCA from Phocaeicola dorei encodes the following:
- the xseB gene encoding exodeoxyribonuclease VII small subunit, with product MAAKKQTYEQAMKRLEEIVSRIDSNELDIDSLSVNLKEAQELIKFCRDKLYKADEEIKKMLDNNVSM
- the xseA gene encoding exodeoxyribonuclease VII large subunit; protein product: MEEHPLSLYELNALVKRSIHACLPDTYWVQAELSDVRSNYSGHCYLEFVQKEPRGNNLIAKARGTIWSNVYRLLKPYFEEETGQAFVAGIKVMVKVTVEFHELYGYSLTVQDIDPTYTLGDMARRRREILKQLEEEGVLTLNKELEIPLLAQRIAVISSATAAGYGDFCNQLEQNPYGFVFYPRLFPAIMQGERVEQSVITALDAIHACRDDWDVVVIIRGGGATSDLSGFDTYELATNCAQFPIPIITGIGHERDDTVLDCVSHTRVKTPTAAAEYLINHLHDTAKVLEDYASAVLHTISTRMERENTRLNRMVERIPMQTRMRLKEEHYRQERIMKHLEVGLQSRLTKETHCLKMVETQLGIVSQRRLVKEKHRLQLLEQELKAASPENLLKRGYSITLKNGKAVIDASALQPGDELTTRFAKGEIKSIVTKK